GGCACAACCTGCTGGAACGGCTGAGATCGGGCGGCCCGCGCTTCCCCGGCATCGTGGGCTTCGACGACACCGTGCTCCCCCATCTGGAGCGGGCGCTGCTGGCCGGTCACGACATGGTGCTGCTCGGCGAACGCGGCCAGGGCAAGACCCGGCTGATCCGCACGCTGGTCGGGCTGCTGGACACCTGGACCCCGGTGGTCGCCGGCTGCGAGATCAACGACCACCCGTACGGCCCGGTCTGCGTGCGCTGCCGGCGGCTGGCCGCCGAGCTGGGCGACGGGCTGCCGGTCACCTGGCGGCACCGGGACGAGCGGTTCGGCGAGAAGCTGGCCACCCCCGACACCAGCGTGGGCGACCTGATCGGCGACGTCGACCCGATCAAGGTGGCCGAGGGCCGCACGCTCGGCGACCCGGAGACGGTCCACTTCGGCCTGGTGCCGCGCACCAACCGGGGGATCTTCTCCATCAACGAGCTGCCCGACCTGGCGGAGCGGATCCAGGTGGCGCTGCTGAACGTGCTGGAGGAGCGGGACGTCCAGATCCGCGGCTACGCGCTGCGGCTGCCGCTGGACGTGCTGCTGGTGGCCAGCGCCAACCCCGAGGACTACACCAACCGGGGCCGGATCATCACGCCCCTCAAGGACCGGTTCGGCGCCGAGATCCGCACCCACTATCCGCTGGAGCTGGACGCCGAGCTGGAGCTGATCCGCCAGGAGGCGGAGGTCGCCGAGCTGGGCGCCGAGGTGCCCGACCACCTGCTGGAGGTCATGGCCCGGTTCACCCGGCTGGTCCGCGACTCCAACGCGGTGGACTCCCGCTCGGGCGTGTCGGCCCGGTTCGCCATCGCGGGCGCGGAGACGATCGCCGCGGGGGCCGTCCGCCGGGCCGCCCTGACCGGCGAGGAGCAGCCGGTGGCGCGGGTCTGCGACCTGCCCGCCGTGGTGCCGACGCTGATGGGCAAGGTGGAGTTCGAGGTCAGCGAGGAGGGCCGCGAGCAGGAGGTGCTGGAGCACCTGCTGCGCCGGGCCACCGCCGAGACCTACCGCCGCACGCTGGGCGCCGCCGACCTGAGCGGGCTGCTCGACAAGTTCGACGCGGGCGAGAGCGTGGAGTCCGGGGAGCTGGTCCCGGCCGCCGAGCTGCTCCGCCGCATCGGGCGGGTCCCGGGGCTGGCCAAGCTCGTCCAGCGGCTGGGGATGTCCGGTGAGTCGCCCGGCCAGGCCGCCGCCGCGCTGGAGTTCGCGTTGGAGGGCCTGTTCCTGACCCGCAGGCTGTCCAAGGACTCCGGGACGTACCGGACGTGACCACGATGAGCACGCGATGAGCGGATACCGGTACGGGGCGTACGAGGACGGGCCCGACCCGCTCGCCCCCCCGTACGACATCCGTTCGGCGCTGGACGCCATGGGCGACTCGGTGCTGGAGGGCACCGGTCCGGGCGACGCGCTGCGGGAGCTGCTGCGCCGCGGGCTCCCGGGCGACCGCGACGCGCAGGGCCGGCGGGGCCTGGACGACCTGCTCCGGCAGGTCCGCGAACGGCGTCGGGCGCTGCGCGACCGGGGTCGGCTCGACGGCACGCTGGAGCAGGCGCGGGCCCTGCTGGACACCGCGATCGGGCAGGAGCGCGCCGAGCTGTTCCCCGACCCGTCCGATGAGGCGCGGCTGCGCGAGGCGGAGCTGGACACGCTGCCCGACGACACCGCCCAGGCCATCCGGCGGCTCTCGGATTACGGCTGGCGGTCGGACGCCGCCCGCGCCACCTTCGAGCAGCTCAAGGACCTGCTGCGGCGTGACGTGCTGGACGCCCAGTTCCAGGGCATGAGGGACGCGTTGGCCGACCCCGATCCGCGGGCGATGGAGCGGGTCAAGGACATGATGGCCGCGCTCAACGCGATGCTCGACGCCGACGCCCGCGGCGAGCACACCCAGGACGACTTCGACGCGTTCATGCGCGAGTACGGGGACCTGTTCCCCGACCGGCCCCGCGACCTGGAGGAGCTGGTCGACGCGCTGGCCCGGCGGGCGGCCGCGATGGACCGGCTGATGGCCTCGCTGTCCCCCGAGCAGCGCGAAGAGTTGGCCGGGCTGATGGCGCAGGCGATGGAGAACGCCGGGCTGGCCATGGAGATGACCCGCCTCGGCGACGCGCTGCGCACCCGCCGTCCCGACCTGGGCTGGGGCGTCCCGGAGCGGATGACCGGCGACGACCCCCTCGGTGTCGGCGACGCCACCACCGCGCTCGCCGAGCTGGCCGACCTCGCCGAGTTGGAGGCGGCGCTCTCCCAGGACTACCCCGGCGCCCGCCTCGACGACATCGACGAGGAGGCGGTCCGCCGGGCCCTCGGCCGCCGGGCGGTCGACGACCTGGCCGAGCTGCGCCGGATCGAGGCCGAGCTGGAACGCCAGGGCTACCTGCAACGCAAGGGCGGCACCCTGCACCTCACCCCGAAGGCCGTCCGCCGGCTGGGCGAGACCGCGCTCCGTCGGGTGTTCGCCCACCTTGACGGGGGCCGGCGGGGCGACCACGACCGGCGCGACGCCGGCCAGGCGGGCGAGCTGACCGGCTCGTCCCGCGAGTGGCGGTTCGGCGACGAGCAGCCCCTCGACGTCGTCCGCACCCTGCAGAACGGGATCCGTCGCGGCGGCGCTCCGGTGCGCCTGTCCGTCGAAGACTTCGAGGTGCTCGAGACCGAGCGGCGGACGGCGGCGGCCGTGTGCCTGCTGGTGGACCTGTCGTACTCGATGGTGCTGCGCGGCACGTGGGGCGCCGCCAAGCAGACCGCGCTGGCCCTGCACTCCCTGGTGACCGGCAAGTATCCGCAGGACGCCATCCAGATCATCGGGTTCTCCAACTACGCCCGGGAGCTGCACCCCACCGAGATGGCGGGGCTGGACTGGGACATGGTGCAGGGCACCAACCTGCACCACGCGCTGCTGATCGCCGGGCGGCATCTGGACCGGCATCCGGACTTCGAGCCGATCGTGCTGGTCGTCACCGACGGGGAGCCGACCGCGCATCTGCGGCCCGACGGTCGGTCCTTGTTCGACTACCCGCCCTCGCACGACACGCTGGTGCTGACGCTGGCCGAGATCGACAAGATGACCCGGCGGGGCGCCACCCTGAACGTGTTCATGCTGGCCGACGACCGGCGGCTGGTGTCGTTCGTGGAGGAGGTCGCCCGCCGCAACGGGGGCCGGGTGTTCGCTCCCGAGGACGGCCGCCTCGGCGAGTACGTGGTCAGCGACTTCCTGCGGATGCGCCGGGGACGCCGCTGAGGGACCCCGGGGGTCCTGGTCTAGGGTCGAGGGCATGTCGAGCTCCGACCGGATGTTGCTCATCCTGCACGTGGGTTTCGCGATCTTCACCCTGGGCCCGCTGACCACCGCGACCTCGGTCACCCCGCGCTACATCCGGCGCGGCGACGTGACGATCCTGCGTTATCTGCACCGCACCACCCGGGTCTACGGGCTGGGGGCGTTGGGGATCTTCCTGTTCGGGATGTTCCTGGCCGACGGCGACTTCGCCCGGGTGTGGCTGTCGGCGTCCATGACCCTGTTCCTGGTGGCGTTGGTGCTGCTGATGCTGGTGGAACGGGATCAGCGCCGCGCGATCCACCTGCTCGAGGTCGCCGCCGCCGAACGCACGGAGGCCACCGCGCAAGGGGCCGAGCAGCCGGGGAACACGGAGATCGCCCAGGTCGAGCGGGGCCGGATCGCCGCGTTGTCGGGTGTGGTCGCGCTGATCTGGGTGGTCATCCTGATCCTGATGGTCTGGAACGGCTGACCGTCAGCCCCGAACGACCTCGTCCATCCAGCGGACCACGGAGTCGAAGGTGACCGTGTCGTCCAGCAGCGCGCCACCATGGTCTTTGCCGGGCACGGTGTTCACCGTCGCCGGCACGCCCGCGGCGCCCAGGACGGCGGCCAGCACGGTGCCGTGCGCGGGGGGGACGAACTCGCCGCGGCTGTGGATCAGCAGCATCGGCGGGTCGCCCGGCCCGGCGTGGGTGGCGGCGGAGGCGTCGTTCAGCCGCTCCCGGCAGACGGGGCCGTCGGTGGCCGGGTCGCAGCCGAGGAGCATCTGCACCGCCTGCCGCAGGCTGCGCCGCGAACGGTCGGCGCCCAAGACGCCGCCGTCCTGGTAGGCCCGCTGCGGGGACACCACGGGCGACAGCGCCACGACACCCCTGACCTCGGCCGCACCGGTGCCGTACGTGCCGAGCTGGGTGGCCAGGTGACCGCCTGCGGAGGAGCCCATGACGACGATGCGGTTCGGGTCGAGGTTCCACAGGCGGGCGTTGCGCTTGATGTACGCCAGGGCGTTCTGGCTGTCCTCACGCTGGGCCGGCCACCGGGCGGTCTGCGCCAGGCGGTAGTTCGCCGAGAAGACGACGTAGCCCAGGGTGGTCAACCGGCGGGCGGTGTACCTCCAGCCGCTCTTGTCGCCGCGCCGCCAGGAGCCGCCGTGCAGGAGGAGGACGCCGGGCCTGGGCGAGGTCGTGCGCTCGCGCGAGGCGGCCGGGGCGCGCCAGTACGCGTCGAGCACCTGACGATCGTCGTCGCCGTAGGCGTAGGTGTCGGAACGGGGAGGCGCCGGGGTCACCATGACGGCGCTCGCGGACACGCCGGGACCGCCCGACGACCGCGGAGCGGCCCCGTCGCCGGGGACGGGCTCCGTCAGCGCCTCGGCCGGGGCGATGACGCCGACCAGCGTGACCGCCGCCGCGGCGGCGGCTCCGAACATCAGTACCGTGCGCACCAATGCCACCTCCAAGAGGAATTTAGCGCAAACCGGCGGGGGCTTCGGCGGATTGGATCTTGTGTATCCGCTCCGTTCACCCGCCCGTCGATCAGCCGAGCGCCTGCCGTAGATCGGACAGCAGGTCATCGACGCTCTCGATGCCGACCGAGAGTCGGACCAGATCGCCGGGGACCTCCAGCGGGGAGCCGGCCGCCGACGCGTGCGTCATCCGCCCGGGGTGCTCGATCAGCGACTCCACACCGCCGAGCGACTCGCCGAGGGTGAACAGTCGGGTGCGTTCGCACACCCGGACCGCCGCCTCCTCGGAGGCCAGCCGGAACGACACCATCCCGCCGAACGCCGCCATCTGCTTGGCGGCGGTCTCGTGCCCCGGATGGCCGGGCAGCCCCGGGTACAGCACCGACCGGACGGCCGGATGCGCGGTGAGCAGGTCGACCACGGCCGTGGCGTTGGCGCAGTGCCGGTCCATCCGCACGCCCAGCGTCTTGATCCCCCGCAGCGTCAGCCAGGCGTCGAACGGGCCCGCCACCGCGCCCATGGCGTTCTGGTGGAAGGCCAGTCGCTCCCCCAGCCCCGCGTCGGCGGCCACCAGCGCGCCGCCGACCACGTCGGAGTGGCCGCCGAGGTACTTGGTGGTGGAGTGCACGACCACGTCCGCGCCGAGCGTCAGGGGACGCTGCAGGTACGGGGAGGCGAAGGTGTTGTCCACGACCAGCAGGGCCCCGGCGTCGCGCGCGACGGCGGCCAGCGCCTCGATGTCGGCGATGCCGAGCAACGGGTTGGTGGGCGTCTCCACCCAGATCGCCCTGGTGTCCGGGCGGATCGCCGCCCGGACGGCGTCCGGATCGCCCAGCGGAACGGGGTCGTGGACCACGCCCCACTGCTCGTACACCTTGGCGAAGAGCCGGTAGGTGCCGCCGTAGGCGTCATTGGGGACCACCACGTGGTCGCCGGGCCGGCAGATCGTACGCAGCAAGGCGTCCTCGGCCGCCAGACCGGAGGCGAAGGCCAGGCCCCGGGCGCCGCCCTCCAGGGCCGCCAGGCACTCTTCGAGGGCCGTGCGCGTTGGATTGGCGGAGCGACTGTACTCGTAACCGCCTCTGAGCCCGCCCACGCCGTCCTGCTTGTACGTGGAGACCTGATAGATCGGGGGGACCACCGCACCGGTGGCGGCGTCGGGTTCCTGCCCCGCATGGATGGCCAGCGTCTCGAAGCCGTGCCGAACGTCGTCGTCCATGAAACACGAGGTTAGTGGCCCTGTCCCCCTCCTGGAGGAGGAGACGCTCCCTCGGAGGTATCACCTGGGATTTCCCCGTGTGGACCGACTCATGTTGGGAACTCGATCCGTACCGTTCTGTAGGTAATCGTCATGCTCCCACTGAGAAAGGCGCGGGGATGTTCGCTGCACTGGCACGCGTCGTCGTGAGACACCCGTGGTGGACGATCTTGGCGTGGGTGGTCGCGGCAGTGGCCATCATCGCGCTCTCGCCGTCCCTACAGACCAACGCCGACCAAGGCGATTTCCTACCCAAGGAGTACGAGTCGGTCCAGGCGGCCAAGCTGGCGGAGAAGTCCTTCCCGCAGACCGCCGACACGACCGCGCTGATCGTCTTCAAGCGCAAGGACGGCGGCAAGATCGAGGCCGCCGACAGCGCCACCGTCCAGCGGATCGCCGACAACCTGCAGGCCAAGCGCTACCCGAGCGTGCAGGGCGTGATCGCCGGTCCGGACTCGGTGGCGCCCAACAAGTCGGTGCAGATCGTCAGTATCCCGATGAAGGGGCTGAGCGCCGACGACCAGACGAAGCAGAGCGACGCGATCAAGGACATCCGCAAGCGGCTCCCGACGGAGCTGGGCGGCGCCCCGCTGACGGCCAAGGTCGGCGGCGACCCGGCGGCCTGGCTGGACAACGAGGACTCCTTCACGCAGTCCTTCGCGATCATCTCCATCGCCACGTTCGTCCTGATCATCGGCCTGATCCTGCTGATCTTCCGGGCCCCGCTGGCGGCGGTGCTGCCGATCCTGATCGTCGCCGTCACCGAGGCGGTGGCGATGGGGTTGATCGGCACGGTCTCGAGACTGCTGGACTTCTCCGGTGACGACAGTCTCCAGATCATCCTCACCATCGTGATGTTCGGCGTCGGCGCCGACTACTACCTGTTCATCCTGTTCCGCTACCGGGAGCGACTGCGGGCGGGCGAGGACCGCAAGGTCGCGCTGATCTCGGCGATGGAACGGGTCGGCGAGGTCATCACCTCCGCGGCGGCCGCCATCGCGGCGACCTTCCTGGTGCTGATGCTCGCCAAGTTCGAGCTGTTCGCCGCCTGGGGCCCCTCGCTGGCGGTCGGCGTGCTGGTCATGGGCGTCACCTCGCTGACCCTGATGCCGGCCCTGCTGTCGCTGATCGGGACGGCCGTGTTCTGGCCGTCCAAGGCCTGGAAGAACCAGCCGAAGGGCACCTCCGCGGCCAAGCTGGGCAACCTGGTCGGCCGCCGCCCGGCGCTGATGGCGATCGCGTCCACCGGGGTGCTCGTGCTGCTGGCGCTGGGCACGTTCTCCTTCAAGGCGGACTACGACTTCCAGTCCAGCTTCCCGCAGGACACCGAGTCGGCCCAGGCCATCAAGGAGATGCAGACCGGCTTCCCGGCGGGGCAGTTGCGTCCGGTGCAGGTCTACCTCTCCTCCGCCGACGGGGCCAAGGTCCCCGACGCCAAGATCGCCGAGTTCCGGAAGGCCGCCGAGGACCTGCCGGGCGTCGGCGGGGTCGGCCCGGCCCAGCCGCCGGCCGGCGGCCCGGTGGTGCAGGTCGACCTGGTCCTCAAGGGCAACCCGGTCGACAACAAGGCCATCAACCTGGTCAAGAACGATCTCCGACCGGCCGTCCACAAGGCCGCGCCGGACGGCACCAAGGTGCTGGTCGGCGGTGAGACCGCGATCTACGGCGACATCAACAAGGTCGTCAACCGGGACCTGTCGGTGATCCTGCCGGTCGCCGGTGTGCTGATCGCGCTGATCCTGCTCCTGCTGCTGAGGTCGGTGGTCGCCCCGCTGTACCTGGTCCCGGCGGTGCTGCTCGGCTTCGCCGCGACCCTGGGCGCCGCGGTGTACGTCTTCCAGGGCGCGCTGGGCGAACCGGGCGAGATCTTCCACCTGCCGATCATGTTGTACCTGTTCGTGCTGGCCATCGGGACCGACTACAACATCCTGATGACCGCACGGCTGCGGGAGGAGGCCAAGGAGGGCCACGAGCCGCGCAAGGCCGCCGCGCTGGCGGTCGAGCACGGCGGTCCGACCGTCGCCGCGGCCGGTCTGATCCTGGCCGGGACGTTCTCGGTGATGCTGCTGGCCAAGGTGTCGATGCTGCAGCAGATGGGCTTCTCCATCGCGCTGGGGATCGCGCTGTCGGCCTTCGTGATGTCCATCTTCCTGGTCCCGGGCATCACCGCGCTGCTGGGCCACAAGGCCTGGTGGCCGGGACACGGCGACGAACCCAAGGGTGGGCACCGTCCGCCGTCGCCCGGAGGCGAGCACCTCTCCCCGGAGAGGGCCGGCCACCGGTAGAGACGTTGGGCCGCGGCCATCACGAGCCGCCCACGCCGGCCGCGGCCCAACACCCCCATGAAGGAACGAGGGGCCCGCTCCACGAGCGGGCCCCTCGGCCTTCGTCCAGGTGCGGCTACGCGCCGAGGTCGGTGAGGAGCCCGGTGAACGAGTCGGCCCAGGGGACGTTCCCGCCGCCGTCGTTCCACGGATGGTCGTCGTGACCGTCGACGACGACGCCGAACCTCGCGTCATCGGCGTCGCAGCACAGGGTGATGACGTGCTTGTCGCCGTAGGAGCCGATGGTCAGCCAGAGCCCCGACTCCACCGGCCTGTGCTCGGCGAACAGGCCGGAGTCCTGGGCGGTCTGCGACGCGACGGTCGCGGGCCCGAACAGGTACAGGCCGTACTCGTCCCCACGCCGACGGGTGCCCCCGGCGAGCGCGAGGAACCTCAGGAGGTCGGCGGGCATCCGGACGCGGGTCGCGGCGTCCTCGACACCCAGCCCGGCGAACAGCCCGACGAGGCGCTCGTACAGCCCCGCCAGGGCCGCCGGCCCGGAGTCCTGGGGGTCGACGAGGGGGAAGTCCCCGACGATCGCCTCCCAGGCCGTCTCCAGGCGGTCGTCGTCGGTCACGCGTCGTTCCCCTCAGACCGTGGCGGCGAGGAAGGTGAGGAGGTCCTGGCGGGTGATGAGGCCGGTGGGCTTGCCGTCGTCGAGGACGACGGCCGCGCCGGACTTCTCCAGGACGCCGACGGCCTTGCTGACCGGGTCGCCTCCGCCGACCTGGGGCAGCGGCTCGGCCATGTGCCCCTCGACGCGGTCGGCGAGACGGGCCCGGCCGTGCACCAACGCGGTGAGCAGGTCGGTCTCCCGGATGGCGCCGACCACCTCGGCGGCCATCACCGGGGGCTCCTCCTTCATCACCGGAAGCTGGGACACCCCGTACTCGCGCATCACGGAGATCGCCGTCTCGACGGTCTCGTAGGGGTGGACGTGGACGAACTGGGGCAGCCCCGAGTTCTTGCGGGCCAGCACCTCGCGGACGCGGACCTCCTCCGTGGGGGCCGACAGGAACCCGTAGCTGGCCATCCAGTCGTCGTTGAAGATCTTGGAGAGGTAGCCCCGGCCGCCGTCCGGGAGCAGCACCACCACGACGTCCTCGGGCCCGGCGCGTTCGGCGACCCGCAGGGCGGCCACCACCGCCATCCCGCAGGAGCCGCCGACCAGCATCGCCTCCTCGCGGGCCAGCCGGCGGGTCATGGTGAAGGAGTCCTTGTCGGACACCGCGATGATCTCGTCGCAGACGTCCCGGTCGTAGGTCTCCGGCCAGATGTCCTCGCCGACACCCTCCACCAGGTAGGGGCGTCCGGTGCCGCCGGAGTAGACCGAGCCCTCCGGGTCCGCGCCGATGATCTTCACCCGGCCGTCGGAGACCTCCTTGAGGTAACGGCCGGTGCCGCTGATGGTGCCGCCGGTGCCGATCCCCGTCACGAAGTGGGTGATCCGGCCCTCGGTCTGCTCCCACAGCTCGGGCCCGGTGGTCTCGTAGTGGGAGCGCGGGTTGTTCGGGTTGGCGTACTGGTCGGGCTTCCAGGCGTCCGGGATCTCCCGGGCCAGCCGATCCGACACCGAGTAGTACGAGTCCGGGTGGTCCGGGGACACGGCGGTCGGGCAGACCACCACCTCGGCGCCGTAGGCCCGCAGCACGTCGATCTTGTCCTGGGCGACCTTGTCGGGGCAGATGAAGACGCAGCGGTAGCCGCGCTCCTGGGCCACGATGGCCAGGCCCACCCCGGTGTTGCCGGAGGTCGGCTCGACGATCGTGCCGCCGGGACGCAGCGCGCCGGACGCCTCGGCGGCGTCGATCATCCGGACCGCGATCCGGTCCTTGACCGAGCCGCCGGGATTGAAGTACTCGACCTTGGCCAGGACCTGGGGGGCCAGGCCCTCGGTCACCTTGCGCAGCCGCACGAGCGGGGTGTCGCCCATCAGCTCGGTCAGCGAGTTGTGAACACGCACGATCGACGTCCTTGTCGCAATCAGCGAGGCGGTCGCGAACGAGTGGCCCGTCCGCGTTTCCCCGTGTTTCCACCGCGTGTACTGCGAGGTCGCGGAGCACACGGTCGGATAGATTTCACTACCTGACGGTAGCCGACAACAGGTGGCAGGGGGATCCATACCTCCAGAAGTCGTCACACCGCGTGAGCGCCGGTGCGGCGGGAACGGGTCAGGTGAAGGATGCTGAGAGCGCGGACGGCGCGACGGATCGCGACGGCGGCGGCCTACGGCGGCGGGGGCATCACCGCACTGGGCGGGCTGACGTTCGGGCTGATCGTGGTGGAGGCCCGGCTGGCCCGGCGGATCATCCAGGGCACCCCCAACGGCGACCCCCCTGCGGCCGACGGCCTGTACGGGTCCGCGCTGCCCGGCGAGCCGATCTCGTTCGCGGTGCTGGGCGACTCCACCGCGGCCGGGCTGGGTGTGCACGAGCCGGACGAGACCCCCGCCGCGCTGCTGGCCACCGGACTGTCGGCGATCGCCGGGCGGCCGGTGCGGCTGACCAACGTGGCGCGTTCGGGCTCCCGCAGCGAGATGCTGGACGGCCAGGTCACCCAGGCGCTGACGGCCCGTCCCGACATCGCGGTGGTGATGATCGGGGCCAACGACGTCACCGCCCGCATCTCCCCCGCCGAGTCCGTCCGCCATCTCGACGGCGCCGTGCGGCGACTGCTGGACGCGGGCTCCCAGGTGGTGGTCGGCACCTGCCCGGACCTGGGCTCGGTGAAGCCGCTGATGCAGCCGCTGCGCTGGATCGCCCAGCGGGCCAGCCGCCAGTTGGCCGCCGCGCAGACCATCGCGGCGGTGGAGCGCGGCGCCCGGTCGGTGTCGCTGGGCGACCTGCTGGGTCGGGAGTTCGCCGCCGATCCCCGGGAGATGTTCAGCGAGGATCGTTACCATCCGTCTGCGCGAGGTTACGCATCGGCGGCCATGGCGCTGCTACCGTCGATGGCGTCCGCGCTCGGGCTGGAGCCCGAGCCGGAGCCGGTGTCCGCACGCGGTGTCGGCGTCCTGCCGGTGTACCTGGCCGCGGCCGAGGCCGCCGAGGAGCCCGGCACGGAGGTGGCGGGCACCCGGGTCGCGGGCCGTGAGCGCGGGCCCCGGGGCCGCTGGGCCACCCTGTTGCGGCGGCGCGGCGCCCCGGCCGGCCCCGACGCCGATCCGGGCCACGGCCCGACGGCCGGGGTGGCGCCGGGCACCGCCTGACCGACGTCCGCACCCGACCTCCTCGCACCCGATCCCGCAAGCTTCTCCTCGCACCCCCAGGAGTCAGCCCATGGTTCTGCACGCCTCCAGGCGACTACTTTCCGCATCCACTCCCGTACACATCGCCATCACGGCGGTGATGCTGGGCGCCGCGGGATGTTCGGGCGGGCCCGGCGCGCCCGCCGCCGAGGCGGCGCCGGGGTGGTCGGACTCGACGGTGAACGCGGTGAGCCGCCCGGTGAGCGCGAGCGGGTTCGCGGCGGTGACGGGGCTGCGCCCCGACGGGCAGTTGGAGACCGCCGTGTACGACCTGGCGGCGGGGAAGCGCCGCTGGTCGCGGCCGTCCACGATGGCGGGACGGCTGCCGGGGATGGGCGTGCAGCCGCCGGCGGTGTTCGGGCCGGCCAGGGCCCCGGTGGTGGCCTCGGTGGAGCCGCGGAAGGTCGGGCGGTGGCGGGCCATGCTGGTCGCCCGGGACGCCCGGACGGGGGCGCAGCGGTGGACGCGCCCGGTGGACTCCACGTTCGGCCCCGTGCGCTGCGGGATCCATGTCTGCATGTCGGAGTTCACCGCGCGGCCGGGCGCCCGCTTCGTCGCCCTGGACTCCGCGACCGGCCGCCCGCTGTGGCGGATGCCGGGGATCGCCGAGGTCGAGTGGTCCGACGAACGGCGCGTGGTCGTCTTCCGGATGGCGCAGCACCCCGTGCTGGAGAGCCGCGACCTGCGCACCGGCCGGACGCTGTGGTCCTTCCCGGTGGAGCGCGCGGTGGGCCCGGGGGTCGATCTGTCCGGCGGCTGGGCGTTCACCTCCCTCGGCGAGACGCTGGTGGGCTACCTGGGCCCGTACCAGAGGCGCCGGGGCAGGCCGCTGTCGGCGTTCGGGTTCTTCGGCCTGCGGATGTCGGACGGTCGACCGGTGTGGACGCGGCAGCGGCTGCTGCGCGTCTACCCGAGCGCCGGCCCGGCGGTCTCGCTGATGGCCCGGCAGGTGGACACCCGGGGCATGTACGGGGACTTCGCCCAACTCGACCCGCGCACCGGTCGCACCATCGCGCGCGTGCCGGCCGCGAAGGCGCCCCGGACGGCCTGGTGGCTGGCCTTCCCGTCGGACCTGTCCACGCTGGGGTTCCTGTCGCAGGGCAGGCCGGGCACGGCCGTCGACCTGCGGCGCGGCACCGACATCGCCGCCCGGGGCCTGCGCACGTGGTCGTTCTGCACGGTCAATCCCGCCGAGCTGCGGATCCGGGGGCACCGGGGGTTCTTCCCGATCGCGCCGCTGTGCGCGTACGACCTCGGCACCGGCGGCAAGGTGGCGAATCCGGGCCCGCCGCCGGGCTGGTACACCGGCGCGGTGGACGGCTGGCGGGTGTGGCGCGACGAGCAGGGAGCCCTGCGGGCGGTGCGCGACGCCAAGGGCACCAGCCCCGGCATGTACGGCTGATTTATCACCCAACAGCGTAAACAGGCACTTATTAGATGGTGGGCATAATAAGAGACACCCCCGCGTATGACCCGGTGACCGACAGAGGCTAAGTTGCACTCATGACCGGCGAGTAACTCCGGTCGCCGACACGAGGGAGATCGCCATGCCCGAGGCAGTCATCGTCTCGACCGCTCGTTCGCCGATCGGACGCGCGTTCAAGGGTTCGCTGAAGGACATTCGCCCGGACACGCTCACCGCGCAGATGATCACCGCCGCGATGGCCAAGGTGCCGCAGCTCGGCCCCGACCACATCGACGACCTGCTGCTGGGCTGCGGACTGCCCGGCGGGGAGCAGGGCCACAACCTGGGCCGCGTGGTCTCCGTGCTGCTCGGCTGGGACCAGGTGCCCGGCGCGACCATCACCCGGTACTGCTCGTCCTCCCTGCAGACCACCCGGATGGCCCTGCACGCCATCAAGGCCGGCGAGGCCGACGTGATCATCTCGGCCGGTGTCGAGACCGTCAGCCGCTTCATCAACGGCAGCAGCGACGGCATGCCCAACACCGAGAACGACGTCTTCAACGAGGCCAAGGCCCGCACCGCCAAGGCCGCCGAGGGCGGCGCCGGCGTCTGGCACGACCCCCGCCAGGACGGCCGGATCCCCGACGTCTACATCGCGATGGGCCAGACCGCCGAGAACGTGGCGAGCCTGCGCGGCGTCACCCGTGAGGCCCAGGACGAGTTCGGCGTCCGTTCGCAGAACCTGGCCGAGAAGGCGATCGCCAACGGATTCTGGGAGCAGGACATCACCCCGGTGACCCTGCCCGACGGCACCGTGGTGTCCAAGGACGACGGCCCCCGCGCCGGCACCACCCTGGAGAAGGTCAGCCAGCTCCAGC
The DNA window shown above is from Thermomonospora umbrina and carries:
- a CDS encoding acetyl-CoA C-acetyltransferase yields the protein MPEAVIVSTARSPIGRAFKGSLKDIRPDTLTAQMITAAMAKVPQLGPDHIDDLLLGCGLPGGEQGHNLGRVVSVLLGWDQVPGATITRYCSSSLQTTRMALHAIKAGEADVIISAGVETVSRFINGSSDGMPNTENDVFNEAKARTAKAAEGGAGVWHDPRQDGRIPDVYIAMGQTAENVASLRGVTREAQDEFGVRSQNLAEKAIANGFWEQDITPVTLPDGTVVSKDDGPRAGTTLEKVSQLQPSFRPDGTITAANCCPLNDGAAAVVVMSDTKAAELGITPLARVVSTGVTGLSPEIMGLGPVEASRKALANAGMTIDDIDLVEINEAFAAQVLPSAEDLGIDMDKLNVNGGAIAVGHPFGMTGARLTSTLINSLRFHDKQFGLETMCVGGGQGMAMVLERLS
- a CDS encoding SGNH/GDSL hydrolase family protein, with the protein product MLRARTARRIATAAAYGGGGITALGGLTFGLIVVEARLARRIIQGTPNGDPPAADGLYGSALPGEPISFAVLGDSTAAGLGVHEPDETPAALLATGLSAIAGRPVRLTNVARSGSRSEMLDGQVTQALTARPDIAVVMIGANDVTARISPAESVRHLDGAVRRLLDAGSQVVVGTCPDLGSVKPLMQPLRWIAQRASRQLAAAQTIAAVERGARSVSLGDLLGREFAADPREMFSEDRYHPSARGYASAAMALLPSMASALGLEPEPEPVSARGVGVLPVYLAAAEAAEEPGTEVAGTRVAGRERGPRGRWATLLRRRGAPAGPDADPGHGPTAGVAPGTA
- a CDS encoding cystathionine beta-synthase; the protein is MRVHNSLTELMGDTPLVRLRKVTEGLAPQVLAKVEYFNPGGSVKDRIAVRMIDAAEASGALRPGGTIVEPTSGNTGVGLAIVAQERGYRCVFICPDKVAQDKIDVLRAYGAEVVVCPTAVSPDHPDSYYSVSDRLAREIPDAWKPDQYANPNNPRSHYETTGPELWEQTEGRITHFVTGIGTGGTISGTGRYLKEVSDGRVKIIGADPEGSVYSGGTGRPYLVEGVGEDIWPETYDRDVCDEIIAVSDKDSFTMTRRLAREEAMLVGGSCGMAVVAALRVAERAGPEDVVVVLLPDGGRGYLSKIFNDDWMASYGFLSAPTEEVRVREVLARKNSGLPQFVHVHPYETVETAISVMREYGVSQLPVMKEEPPVMAAEVVGAIRETDLLTALVHGRARLADRVEGHMAEPLPQVGGGDPVSKAVGVLEKSGAAVVLDDGKPTGLITRQDLLTFLAATV
- a CDS encoding PQQ-binding-like beta-propeller repeat protein; protein product: MVLHASRRLLSASTPVHIAITAVMLGAAGCSGGPGAPAAEAAPGWSDSTVNAVSRPVSASGFAAVTGLRPDGQLETAVYDLAAGKRRWSRPSTMAGRLPGMGVQPPAVFGPARAPVVASVEPRKVGRWRAMLVARDARTGAQRWTRPVDSTFGPVRCGIHVCMSEFTARPGARFVALDSATGRPLWRMPGIAEVEWSDERRVVVFRMAQHPVLESRDLRTGRTLWSFPVERAVGPGVDLSGGWAFTSLGETLVGYLGPYQRRRGRPLSAFGFFGLRMSDGRPVWTRQRLLRVYPSAGPAVSLMARQVDTRGMYGDFAQLDPRTGRTIARVPAAKAPRTAWWLAFPSDLSTLGFLSQGRPGTAVDLRRGTDIAARGLRTWSFCTVNPAELRIRGHRGFFPIAPLCAYDLGTGGKVANPGPPPGWYTGAVDGWRVWRDEQGALRAVRDAKGTSPGMYG